A DNA window from Streptomyces parvus contains the following coding sequences:
- a CDS encoding dihydrodipicolinate synthase family protein, giving the protein MNRVDRTAPTRMPWHGVIVATSLPFGRDLAVDHGAYGDNVAWLAEQGLHGVAPNGSLGEYQTLTYEERDRVVETAVAHAPEGFTVMPGVGAYGAIEARRHALFAKDAGCQAVMCLPPNAYRADDRAVLEHYAMVASAGLPVTAYNNPIDTKVDLRPELLAKLYAEGFIVGVKEFSGDVRRCYAINELAPGLDLIIGTDDTLLEVAVAGAKGWVAGYPQVFPRACLDLYDASLAGDLTTALPLYRRLHSVLRWDSRTEFVQAIKLGQDMIGRTGGACRPPRQALDPETEAVVRSATQALIDAGVN; this is encoded by the coding sequence ATGAACCGCGTGGACCGCACGGCCCCCACCCGTATGCCCTGGCACGGTGTCATCGTCGCGACGAGCCTCCCGTTCGGCCGGGACCTCGCCGTCGACCACGGCGCCTACGGGGACAACGTCGCCTGGCTCGCCGAACAGGGCCTGCACGGCGTCGCCCCGAACGGGTCGCTGGGCGAGTACCAGACCCTGACGTACGAGGAACGCGACCGCGTCGTCGAGACCGCCGTCGCCCACGCCCCCGAGGGCTTCACCGTGATGCCGGGCGTCGGGGCGTACGGCGCGATCGAGGCCAGGCGGCACGCGCTCTTCGCCAAGGACGCCGGCTGCCAGGCCGTCATGTGCCTGCCGCCCAACGCCTACCGGGCCGACGACCGCGCCGTCCTGGAGCACTACGCGATGGTCGCCTCCGCCGGTCTTCCCGTCACCGCCTACAACAACCCCATCGACACCAAGGTCGACCTGCGTCCCGAGCTGCTCGCCAAGCTGTACGCCGAGGGGTTCATCGTGGGCGTGAAGGAGTTCTCCGGGGACGTCCGCAGGTGCTACGCCATCAACGAACTCGCTCCCGGGCTCGACCTGATCATCGGTACCGACGACACCCTCCTCGAAGTGGCCGTCGCCGGGGCCAAGGGCTGGGTCGCCGGGTACCCCCAGGTCTTCCCGCGCGCCTGCCTCGACCTCTACGACGCCTCGCTGGCCGGCGATCTCACCACCGCGCTCCCGCTCTACCGCCGGCTCCACTCCGTACTGCGCTGGGACAGCAGGACCGAGTTCGTCCAGGCGATCAAGCTCGGCCAGGACATGATCGGCCGGACCGGCGGCGCCTGCCGGCCGCCCCGGCAGGCCCTGGACCCGGAGACCGAGGCCGTCGTGCGCTCCGCCACCCAGGCCCTCATCGACGCGGGGGTGAACTGA
- a CDS encoding proline racemase family protein, translating to MRSRVCYHAVDSHTEGMPTRVITGGVGVLPGATMAERRQRFMAERDGLRTLLMCEPRGHSSMSGAVLQPPTRPDADFGVLFIEVSGCLPMCGHGTIGVATVLVETGMVEAVEPETLIRLDTPAGLVTARVAVRDGRAESVTLENVASYSHALDQVVDVAGFGPVRYDMAYGGNFYAVVRTEDLGIPFDRAEKGRLLDAGLAVMRAVNEQNPVAHPENPAIDVCHHVYLEAPGSTAEHSRHAMAIHPGWFDRSPCGTGTSARMAQLHARGLLKTGQDFVNESFIGSRFTGRILGESTVGGLPAVLPAVTGRAWITGTAQYLLDPTDPYPEGFTV from the coding sequence GTGCGCTCCAGGGTCTGCTACCACGCGGTCGACTCGCACACCGAGGGCATGCCGACCCGGGTGATCACCGGTGGGGTGGGCGTCCTGCCGGGCGCGACCATGGCCGAGCGGCGACAGCGGTTCATGGCCGAACGGGACGGGCTGCGCACCCTGTTGATGTGCGAGCCGCGCGGGCACTCGTCCATGTCCGGCGCGGTCCTCCAGCCCCCGACCCGGCCGGACGCCGACTTCGGCGTGCTGTTCATCGAGGTCTCCGGCTGTCTGCCCATGTGCGGCCACGGCACCATCGGCGTGGCGACGGTCCTGGTGGAGACGGGCATGGTCGAGGCGGTCGAGCCGGAGACCCTCATCCGCCTCGACACCCCCGCCGGTCTCGTCACGGCACGGGTCGCCGTGCGCGACGGCCGGGCGGAGTCCGTCACCCTGGAGAACGTCGCCTCCTACAGCCACGCGCTGGACCAGGTCGTCGACGTGGCGGGGTTCGGCCCGGTCCGTTACGACATGGCGTACGGCGGCAACTTCTACGCCGTCGTGCGCACCGAGGACCTCGGCATCCCCTTCGACCGGGCGGAGAAGGGCCGGCTGCTCGACGCGGGCCTGGCCGTCATGCGGGCGGTCAACGAGCAGAACCCGGTGGCCCACCCGGAGAACCCCGCGATCGACGTCTGCCACCACGTCTATCTGGAGGCCCCCGGCTCCACCGCCGAGCACTCGCGGCACGCCATGGCGATCCACCCCGGCTGGTTCGACCGCTCGCCCTGCGGGACGGGAACCAGCGCCCGGATGGCCCAACTGCACGCGCGGGGACTGCTGAAGACCGGGCAGGACTTCGTCAACGAGTCCTTCATCGGCTCCCGCTTCACCGGCCGCATCCTGGGCGAGAGCACGGTCGGCGGCCTGCCCGCCGTCCTGCCCGCCGTCACCGGCCGCGCCTGGATCACCGGGACCGCGCAGTATCTGCTCGACCCGACCGACCCCTACCCGGAGGGATTCACCGTATGA
- a CDS encoding GntR family transcriptional regulator, whose protein sequence is MSELKSRKLISVQEHLRDQVANALRAALIAGELQPGVIYSAPTLAAEYGVSATPVREAMLDLAREGLVEAVRNKGFRVTELSERDLDEYTEIRALIEIPTIGRVARTASREQLEAVRPVAEEIVAAAQRGDLIGYLESDRRFHLDLLALAGNARLVETVADLRKRSRLYGLTDLSHEGSLVGSAQEHTALLDIMIEGDAEAAEEHMRRHLAHVRTLWAARKREAERAAPSRGLGAR, encoded by the coding sequence ATGAGTGAGCTGAAGTCCCGCAAACTCATCTCGGTGCAGGAGCATCTGCGCGACCAGGTGGCCAACGCCCTGCGGGCCGCGCTGATAGCGGGGGAACTCCAGCCCGGCGTGATCTACTCCGCGCCCACCCTGGCCGCCGAGTACGGCGTCTCTGCCACGCCCGTGCGCGAGGCCATGCTGGATCTGGCTCGGGAGGGCCTGGTCGAGGCGGTGCGCAACAAGGGCTTCCGCGTCACCGAGCTCTCCGAGCGCGACCTGGACGAGTACACCGAGATCCGCGCGCTCATCGAGATCCCCACCATCGGCCGGGTGGCCCGCACCGCCTCCCGTGAGCAGTTGGAGGCGGTGCGTCCGGTGGCCGAGGAGATCGTGGCCGCCGCCCAGCGGGGCGACCTGATCGGCTACCTGGAGTCGGACCGCCGCTTCCACCTCGACCTGCTCGCCCTCGCGGGGAACGCGCGCCTCGTCGAGACGGTGGCCGACCTGCGCAAGCGCTCCCGGCTGTACGGCCTCACCGACCTGTCCCACGAGGGGTCGTTGGTGGGTTCCGCGCAGGAGCACACCGCGCTCCTGGACATCATGATCGAGGGCGACGCGGAGGCGGCGGAGGAACACATGCGGCGCCATCTCGCGCATGTGCGGACGCTGTGGGCGGCCCGGAAGCGGGAAGCCGAACGCGCGGCCCCGTCCCGCGGGCTCGGCGCGCGCTGA
- a CDS encoding collagenase, whose protein sequence is MGGNNVRTTLVRRGVGAVLPLALAGAMGVALLAQPARAQPNSPSAATASNASQPARTAGPADPAPQAQQSPAPDTGHRTEDRLKVSQLPPLSADKSALREAYGDHDAPKEQDAGGKPSAKAAACDPADFTGRTGAELVRRIKASTTDCVNTLFSLTGNDARLAFREAQMTSVAYALRDNSAYYPGDGSTGTPQLVLYLRAGYYVQWYNPDAVGPYGSALRTAIRSGLDSFFASPRSRDVTDENGETLSEAVILIDSAQENARYLNVVKRMLADYDSSWNGLSRMLAAVNGVYTVTFRGHQVPEFVAAVEADPSLIGSLHRFAADHLSLLDGDHAYLTSNAGRELGRFLQYPSLRGRARPLATDLLGRSSITGPTAPLWVGIAEMADHYDRANCSAYGVCDLQERLKREVLPVRHACGPGIRILAQQMTSAELSASCTSLIEQDAYFHRIAKDDGPVADDRNTSIEVIAYDSSADYQTYAGAMYGIDTDNGGMYLEGDPSVIGNQPRFIAYEAEWLRPDFHIWNLNHEYTHYLDGRFTMYGDFAAGMSTPTVWWVEGFAEYISYHYRGEPYTAAMTEAGKGTYALSTLFGTDYSHDTTRVYRWGYLAVRYMLEKHPADMDTVLGHYRTGQWAAARTHLASTVGTRYDSDFRTWLAGCAAGDCGDGSTTPVSECTDPDPRVLGENCRRSSLSAATGNYAYHYLYIPAGTEQLKITVSGGTGDADLYSSGTGWATTASHTGRATGPGNSHTLTVTDPPAGAHYISLHAAASFGGATLTTAY, encoded by the coding sequence ATGGGAGGAAACAACGTGAGAACCACACTCGTCCGCCGCGGTGTGGGTGCCGTTCTGCCGCTGGCTCTGGCCGGGGCGATGGGCGTCGCGCTGCTCGCGCAGCCGGCCCGGGCGCAGCCGAACTCCCCTTCGGCCGCCACGGCATCGAACGCGTCGCAACCGGCCCGCACCGCCGGGCCGGCCGACCCCGCGCCGCAGGCGCAGCAGTCCCCCGCACCGGACACCGGTCACCGGACCGAGGACCGGCTGAAGGTGTCGCAGCTCCCCCCGCTGAGCGCCGACAAGTCCGCCCTCAGGGAGGCGTACGGCGACCACGACGCCCCGAAGGAGCAGGACGCCGGAGGGAAGCCCTCGGCGAAGGCCGCCGCGTGCGACCCGGCCGACTTCACCGGCCGTACCGGGGCCGAACTGGTGCGCCGGATCAAGGCGTCCACCACCGACTGCGTGAACACGCTGTTCAGTCTGACGGGCAACGACGCCCGACTGGCCTTCCGCGAGGCCCAGATGACCTCGGTGGCGTACGCGCTGCGCGACAACTCCGCCTACTACCCGGGCGACGGGAGCACCGGCACCCCGCAGCTCGTGCTCTACCTCCGGGCCGGGTACTACGTGCAGTGGTACAACCCGGATGCCGTCGGACCGTACGGCAGCGCGCTGCGGACCGCCATCCGCTCGGGTCTCGACAGCTTCTTCGCGAGCCCCCGGTCGCGAGACGTCACCGACGAGAACGGCGAGACGCTGTCCGAGGCGGTCATCCTGATCGACAGCGCCCAGGAGAACGCCCGCTATCTGAACGTCGTCAAGCGGATGCTGGCGGACTACGACTCCTCCTGGAACGGCCTCTCGCGGATGCTCGCCGCGGTCAACGGCGTGTACACGGTGACCTTCAGGGGCCACCAGGTGCCCGAGTTCGTCGCCGCCGTCGAGGCGGACCCGAGCCTCATCGGCTCCCTGCACCGCTTCGCCGCCGACCACCTCTCCCTGCTCGACGGCGACCACGCCTACCTGACCTCCAACGCCGGGCGGGAGCTGGGCCGCTTCCTCCAGTACCCCAGCCTGCGGGGCAGGGCCCGGCCCCTGGCCACCGACCTGCTCGGCCGCAGCTCCATCACCGGCCCCACCGCCCCGCTCTGGGTGGGCATAGCGGAGATGGCCGACCACTACGACCGGGCGAACTGCTCGGCGTACGGCGTCTGCGACCTCCAGGAACGCCTCAAGCGGGAGGTCCTGCCGGTGCGTCACGCCTGCGGCCCCGGCATCCGCATCCTGGCCCAGCAGATGACATCGGCCGAGCTGAGCGCGTCCTGCACCAGCCTCATCGAGCAGGACGCCTACTTCCACCGGATCGCCAAGGACGACGGCCCGGTCGCCGACGACCGCAACACCAGCATCGAAGTGATCGCCTACGACTCCAGCGCCGACTACCAGACGTATGCCGGCGCGATGTACGGGATCGACACCGACAACGGCGGCATGTACCTGGAGGGCGATCCCTCCGTCATCGGCAACCAGCCCCGCTTCATCGCCTACGAGGCGGAGTGGCTGCGGCCGGACTTCCACATCTGGAACCTCAACCACGAGTACACCCACTACCTCGACGGCCGCTTCACCATGTACGGCGACTTCGCCGCGGGCATGAGCACCCCCACCGTCTGGTGGGTGGAGGGCTTCGCGGAGTACATCTCCTACCACTACCGGGGCGAGCCCTACACCGCGGCGATGACCGAGGCCGGCAAGGGCACCTACGCCCTGAGCACCCTCTTCGGCACCGACTACAGCCACGACACCACGCGGGTGTACCGCTGGGGCTACCTTGCCGTGCGGTACATGCTGGAGAAGCACCCCGCCGACATGGACACGGTGCTCGGCCACTACCGCACCGGGCAGTGGGCCGCGGCCCGGACCCACCTCGCCAGCACCGTCGGCACGCGGTACGACAGCGACTTCCGGACCTGGCTGGCGGGGTGCGCGGCCGGTGACTGCGGCGACGGCTCCACCACCCCCGTCTCCGAGTGCACCGACCCCGACCCCCGGGTCCTGGGCGAGAACTGCCGTCGGAGCAGCCTCTCCGCCGCCACCGGCAACTACGCCTACCACTACCTGTACATCCCGGCAGGCACCGAGCAGTTGAAGATCACCGTCAGCGGCGGCACCGGCGACGCGGACCTCTACTCCAGCGGCACCGGCTGGGCCACCACCGCCTCCCACACCGGCCGCGCCACCGGACCCGGCAACTCCCACACCCTGACCGTCACCGACCCGCCCGCCGGCGCCCACTACATCAGCCTGCACGCGGCCGCCTCGTTCGGCGGAGCCACCCTCACGACCGCCTACTGA
- a CDS encoding LysE family translocator — protein MVELSGVLGVAMIALGMVLTPGPNMIYLVSRSITQGRRAGVVSLGGVAVGFLVYLVATNLGLSVVFLAVPELYVAVKLAGAGYLAYLAWTALRPGGVSVFAPKEMPHDSARRLFTMGLMTNLLNPKIAIMYLSLIPQFIGLESGNVLLQGFVLGSVQIAVALTVNLGIVLAAGAIAAFLARRPTWLRAQRYLMGTALGLLAVSVATDTSAPAASG, from the coding sequence ATGGTTGAGCTGAGCGGAGTGCTGGGCGTCGCCATGATCGCCCTGGGCATGGTGCTCACCCCGGGGCCGAACATGATCTATCTCGTCTCGCGGAGCATCACCCAGGGGCGCCGCGCGGGGGTGGTCTCCCTCGGCGGTGTGGCCGTGGGCTTCCTGGTCTATCTGGTGGCCACGAATCTCGGTCTGTCGGTGGTCTTCCTCGCGGTGCCCGAGCTGTACGTGGCGGTGAAACTGGCCGGGGCCGGCTATCTGGCCTATCTGGCCTGGACCGCCCTGAGGCCCGGGGGCGTCTCCGTCTTCGCGCCCAAGGAGATGCCGCACGACTCCGCACGCAGGCTGTTCACGATGGGTCTGATGACGAATCTGCTCAATCCGAAGATCGCCATCATGTATCTCTCCCTCATCCCGCAGTTCATCGGTCTGGAGTCGGGAAACGTCCTCCTCCAGGGATTCGTGCTCGGCTCCGTCCAGATCGCGGTGGCCCTCACCGTCAACCTGGGCATCGTCCTCGCGGCGGGAGCGATCGCCGCCTTCCTCGCCCGGCGCCCTACCTGGCTCCGCGCCCAGCGCTATCTGATGGGCACCGCCCTGGGTCTCCTCGCGGTGTCGGTCGCGACGGACACCTCGGCGCCTGCGGCCTCGGGCTGA
- a CDS encoding PLP-dependent aminotransferase family protein, which translates to MKDFRSVADGVAEEIASGRLRPGERLPPQREFARRHAIANSTAVRVYQELARRGLTVGQVGRGTFVASAPGAPAPAPALSEPAAHRVDLELNHPVVPEQAGLLAAGLEKLVRSGDLESVLRPVGPAGTPAAREAAADLLVRGGGRPDPERVLFTGNGRQAISAAVAALTRPGARLGVEEFTYPVLKAIAARLGVTLVPLAMDEHGLIPEAVQEAHRAEPLHAVYVQPVLHNPLSLTMPARRLDHLAEVLLTSGIHAIEDAVWAFLRDDLPSLASRVPEHTVLVDSLSKRLSPGLSLGFAVAPAALAGRVTAAVRSGGWTPMRFPLEAMARWQEDGVVATLVRAKRREAGARQEIARRHLGDFRTRGDPSSYHLWWELPAPWRSDTFVAAAARHSIAVTPAAAFSVGRPRGPHAIRLGLASPTEEVLSRTLAALAHLARSAPDDLAED; encoded by the coding sequence GTGAAGGACTTCCGGTCCGTCGCGGACGGCGTGGCGGAGGAGATCGCGTCCGGTCGGCTCCGGCCGGGGGAACGCCTGCCTCCGCAGCGGGAGTTCGCCCGGCGCCACGCGATCGCCAACTCCACCGCCGTCCGCGTCTACCAGGAGCTCGCCCGGCGGGGCCTCACCGTCGGCCAGGTCGGACGCGGCACCTTCGTCGCGTCGGCACCCGGCGCTCCCGCTCCCGCCCCGGCCCTCTCGGAGCCCGCCGCGCACCGGGTCGACCTGGAGCTCAACCACCCCGTCGTCCCCGAACAGGCCGGGCTGCTCGCCGCCGGCCTGGAGAAGCTGGTCCGCTCCGGCGACCTGGAGTCGGTGCTCCGCCCGGTCGGGCCCGCCGGTACGCCCGCCGCCCGCGAGGCCGCCGCCGACCTCCTGGTACGGGGCGGCGGGCGGCCCGACCCGGAACGTGTCCTGTTCACCGGGAACGGCCGGCAGGCCATCTCCGCCGCCGTCGCCGCACTGACCCGGCCCGGGGCCCGGCTGGGCGTCGAGGAGTTCACCTATCCGGTGCTGAAGGCCATCGCCGCCCGGCTCGGCGTCACCCTCGTACCGCTGGCCATGGACGAGCACGGGCTGATCCCCGAGGCGGTTCAGGAGGCGCACCGCGCCGAACCGCTGCACGCCGTCTACGTCCAGCCGGTCCTGCACAACCCGCTGTCGCTGACCATGCCCGCGCGGCGGCTGGACCACCTGGCCGAGGTGCTGCTGACATCGGGGATCCACGCGATCGAGGACGCCGTCTGGGCCTTCCTCCGGGACGACCTGCCGTCCCTCGCCTCGCGGGTCCCCGAGCACACCGTCCTCGTCGACAGCCTCTCCAAGCGACTCTCCCCGGGGCTGTCCCTCGGGTTCGCCGTGGCCCCCGCCGCGCTGGCGGGCCGGGTCACGGCTGCCGTGCGATCCGGCGGGTGGACGCCCATGCGGTTTCCCCTGGAGGCGATGGCGCGGTGGCAGGAGGACGGTGTCGTCGCCACGCTCGTACGGGCCAAGCGGCGGGAGGCCGGGGCGCGTCAGGAGATCGCTCGCCGCCACCTCGGTGACTTCCGCACCCGCGGCGACCCGTCCTCGTACCACCTCTGGTGGGAGCTGCCCGCCCCCTGGCGCTCCGACACCTTCGTCGCCGCCGCCGCGCGCCACTCCATCGCGGTGACCCCGGCCGCGGCGTTCTCCGTCGGCCGCCCCCGTGGCCCGCACGCGATCCGCCTCGGCCTGGCGTCCCCCACCGAGGAGGTGCTCTCCCGGACCCTCGCGGCCCTCGCCCACCTCGCCCGGTCCGCTCCGGACGACCTGGCCGAGGACTGA
- a CDS encoding cryptochrome/photolyase family protein, with the protein MAPRTHWLFGDQLGPHFLDPCHGGPDAHAPVLMIEARSVLRRRRFHRAKAHLVLSAMRHRAAELGDRVRYVRARTYTEGLAEAGFGGGGDRLTVCHPTSRAALDFVTARDGVAVLPARGFLLAQEEFGAWAEEHGGDRLRMEGFYRWMRREHELLMDGDEPAGGTWNLDHDNREPPPRGVRTLDVPAPYRPREDEIDDEVRHDLDRWERDGEVAFVGRDGPRLFPVTRREALAALRRFVARRLGDFGRYEDAMLAADPVMSHSLLSVPLNLGLLDPAECVDRAEQAWRAGEAPLNSVEGFVRQIAGWREYVWQLYWHFGEEYRHRNALRHTAPLPDWFLGLDADAVTANCLSTVLAQVRDTGWTHHIPRLMVLGSRALQDGWDPAAVTDWFHRCFVDGYDWVMLPNVVGMSQYADGGRMTTKPYTSGGAYINKMSDLCAPCAYRPTDRTGEQACPYTAGYWAFLHRHRTALSANHRMARAVQGLDRLKDLDGLLEEIAERGDRAP; encoded by the coding sequence ATGGCACCACGCACCCACTGGCTCTTCGGGGACCAGCTCGGCCCCCACTTCCTGGACCCGTGCCACGGCGGCCCGGACGCCCACGCTCCCGTCCTGATGATCGAGGCCCGGTCGGTCCTGCGTCGGCGCCGCTTCCACCGGGCCAAGGCCCACCTCGTCCTCTCCGCGATGCGGCACCGGGCGGCCGAACTGGGCGACCGGGTCCGCTACGTCCGGGCCCGGACCTACACGGAAGGGCTGGCGGAGGCCGGATTCGGCGGCGGGGGCGACCGCCTGACGGTCTGCCACCCGACCTCCCGTGCCGCGCTGGACTTCGTGACCGCCCGGGACGGCGTCGCCGTGCTTCCGGCCCGGGGCTTTCTGCTGGCGCAGGAGGAGTTCGGGGCATGGGCCGAGGAGCACGGAGGCGACCGTCTGCGGATGGAGGGCTTCTACCGGTGGATGCGCCGGGAGCACGAGCTGCTCATGGACGGCGACGAGCCGGCCGGCGGCACGTGGAACCTCGACCACGACAACCGCGAGCCGCCGCCCCGGGGCGTGAGGACCCTGGACGTCCCCGCGCCCTACCGCCCGCGCGAGGACGAGATCGACGACGAGGTGCGCCACGACCTCGACCGCTGGGAGCGGGACGGCGAGGTCGCGTTCGTGGGCCGCGACGGCCCCCGCCTCTTCCCCGTCACCCGGCGGGAGGCTCTGGCCGCGCTCCGGCGCTTCGTCGCCCGACGGCTCGGCGACTTCGGGCGGTACGAGGACGCGATGCTCGCGGCCGATCCCGTGATGAGCCACAGTCTGCTGTCCGTCCCCCTCAACCTGGGGCTCCTGGACCCCGCCGAGTGCGTCGACCGGGCCGAGCAGGCGTGGCGCGCGGGCGAGGCGCCGCTCAACAGCGTCGAGGGCTTCGTCCGGCAGATCGCGGGCTGGCGGGAGTACGTGTGGCAGCTGTACTGGCACTTCGGCGAGGAGTACCGGCACCGCAACGCGCTGCGCCACACCGCGCCGCTGCCCGACTGGTTCCTCGGCCTGGACGCCGACGCGGTCACCGCGAACTGCCTGTCCACCGTCCTGGCCCAGGTCCGCGACACCGGCTGGACGCACCACATCCCGCGGTTGATGGTGCTGGGCAGCCGGGCCCTCCAGGACGGCTGGGACCCGGCCGCCGTGACCGACTGGTTCCACCGGTGCTTCGTCGACGGCTACGACTGGGTGATGCTGCCCAATGTCGTCGGCATGTCGCAGTACGCGGACGGCGGCCGGATGACGACCAAGCCGTACACCTCCGGCGGTGCCTACATCAACAAGATGAGCGACCTGTGCGCGCCCTGCGCCTACCGCCCCACCGACCGCACCGGCGAACAGGCCTGCCCCTACACGGCGGGCTACTGGGCCTTCCTGCACCGCCACCGGACCGCCCTGAGCGCCAACCACCGGATGGCCAGGGCGGTCCAGGGCCTGGACCGGCTGAAGGACCTCGACGGGCTCCTGGAGGAGATCGCGGAGCGCGGCGACCGGGCGCCCTGA
- a CDS encoding helix-turn-helix transcriptional regulator — MEIQVPPRIGPLLRSWRRRRKLSQLDLALRADSSTRHLSCVETGRARPSRELVLRLAEHLDIPLRDRNGLLLAAGYAPAYRESPLDSDRMAMVRSAIRAMLAGHEPYPAAAIDRIWNIVDRNDAMSLLLGAVPPRLTESGGNVMRLILHPEGLASQCLNFAQVRAHALGRLRHQVDTTGHDDLRELYEEVSAYPVPAGLDADPGPVDPAGIVVPLRIRTPLGDMAFFSTIATFGAPADVTLSELAVESFFPMDEQTDTLMRTLAAPGGGGGQ; from the coding sequence ATGGAGATCCAAGTGCCGCCCCGGATAGGCCCGTTGCTCCGGTCGTGGCGCCGCCGCCGCAAGCTCAGCCAGCTCGATCTGGCCCTGCGGGCGGACTCCTCCACCCGCCATCTCTCCTGCGTGGAGACGGGCCGCGCCCGTCCGAGCCGCGAGCTGGTGCTCCGGCTCGCCGAGCACCTCGACATCCCGCTGCGGGACCGCAACGGCCTGCTGCTGGCCGCCGGTTACGCCCCCGCTTACCGGGAGTCACCGCTCGACAGCGACCGGATGGCCATGGTCCGCTCGGCGATCCGGGCGATGCTGGCCGGACACGAGCCCTATCCGGCCGCCGCGATCGACCGGATCTGGAACATCGTCGACCGCAACGACGCGATGTCCCTGCTGCTCGGCGCCGTGCCGCCGCGTCTGACGGAGTCGGGCGGCAACGTGATGCGGCTGATCCTCCACCCGGAGGGGCTCGCCTCCCAGTGCCTCAACTTCGCCCAGGTCCGCGCCCACGCCCTCGGCCGGCTGCGGCACCAAGTGGACACCACCGGCCATGACGACCTGCGGGAGCTGTACGAAGAGGTCTCCGCCTATCCGGTCCCGGCCGGCCTCGACGCCGATCCCGGCCCGGTGGACCCGGCCGGCATCGTCGTCCCGTTGCGTATCCGTACACCGCTCGGCGACATGGCCTTCTTCAGCACGATCGCCACCTTCGGAGCCCCCGCCGACGTGACCCTCTCGGAGCTCGCGGTGGAGTCGTTCTTCCCGATGGACGAGCAGACCGACACCCTGATGCGCACCCTGGCCGCGCCGGGCGGCGGCGGGGGACAGTAG
- a CDS encoding MarR family transcriptional regulator — protein sequence MVARSIDEERSAHGLTLAQHLALKMLNDVGPCSQKELSAQLRVDRSVMVGCIDGLEDSGLVRRERHPRDRRAYALTLPPNAGPALAEAEGGGRSCWTGLSVR from the coding sequence ATGGTGGCCCGCTCGATCGACGAGGAACGGTCCGCGCACGGGCTGACCCTGGCCCAGCACCTCGCGCTGAAGATGCTGAACGACGTGGGCCCTTGCTCCCAGAAGGAGTTGAGCGCGCAGTTGCGCGTCGACCGGAGCGTGATGGTCGGTTGTATCGACGGCCTGGAGGACTCCGGTCTCGTACGGCGTGAGCGCCATCCCCGGGACCGCCGGGCGTACGCGCTGACGCTGCCCCCGAACGCGGGACCCGCACTGGCGGAGGCAGAGGGCGGGGGCCGCAGCTGCTGGACCGGACTCTCGGTGCGCTGA
- a CDS encoding iron-siderophore ABC transporter substrate-binding protein codes for MLGFTRVRRHTLAATATTVALAVALVGCSSDGDGDTKDGAKDSAKSGGAFPVSIKSSLGTAKIEEKPERIVTLGQGSAETAIALGETPVGIESYPWGSDKSGYLPWINEAVKKSGDKLPKQFTGGEEIDFEAITELEPDVILAPWSGITQKQYDVLKDIAPTVAYPDQAWSTDWDQQIDIIGKALGRTEDTNGLKTKIEKQLADAAATRPKYKDVTFSYIYNSGPGTLGVFKPEEQRVKMVSSLGLKVDPVVNGFKETPGTDSALIGLENAEKLKDSDLVFTFYTDEKNRKEIEGQKLYAEIPAIKKGAVVASNDNSFVTASSIINPLTVPWTIERYLPLIDKAVKTAGK; via the coding sequence ATGCTCGGCTTCACCCGCGTGCGCCGCCACACTCTCGCCGCCACGGCCACCACCGTCGCTCTCGCCGTCGCCCTGGTCGGCTGCTCCTCGGACGGCGACGGCGACACGAAGGACGGGGCGAAGGACTCGGCGAAGAGCGGCGGCGCCTTCCCCGTCTCGATCAAGAGCTCGCTCGGCACCGCGAAGATCGAGGAGAAGCCCGAACGCATCGTCACCCTCGGCCAGGGCTCCGCCGAGACCGCGATAGCCCTCGGCGAGACGCCGGTCGGCATCGAGAGCTACCCGTGGGGCAGTGACAAGTCCGGCTACCTGCCGTGGATCAACGAAGCGGTCAAGAAGTCCGGCGACAAGCTCCCGAAGCAGTTCACGGGCGGCGAGGAGATCGACTTCGAGGCGATCACCGAGCTGGAGCCGGACGTCATCCTCGCCCCCTGGTCGGGCATCACGCAGAAGCAGTACGACGTCCTCAAGGACATCGCCCCCACGGTCGCCTACCCCGACCAGGCGTGGAGCACCGACTGGGACCAGCAGATCGACATCATCGGCAAGGCGCTCGGCCGCACCGAGGACACGAACGGTCTCAAGACGAAGATCGAGAAGCAGCTCGCCGACGCCGCGGCCACCCGGCCGAAATACAAGGACGTCACCTTCTCGTACATCTACAACTCCGGCCCCGGCACCCTCGGCGTCTTCAAGCCCGAGGAGCAGCGCGTCAAGATGGTCTCCTCGCTCGGCCTGAAGGTCGACCCGGTCGTCAACGGCTTCAAGGAGACCCCCGGCACCGACTCGGCCCTCATCGGCCTGGAGAACGCCGAGAAGCTCAAGGACAGCGACCTCGTCTTCACGTTCTACACGGACGAGAAGAACCGCAAGGAGATCGAGGGCCAGAAGCTGTACGCCGAGATCCCCGCGATCAAGAAGGGCGCCGTCGTCGCGAGCAACGACAACTCCTTCGTCACCGCCTCCTCGATCATCAACCCGCTGACCGTGCCGTGGACGATCGAGCGCTACCTGCCGCTCATCGACAAGGCCGTCAAGACCGCCGGCAAGTAA